The segment TTATCCTCAAGTGCCAGAATCTGGTCACGACTGGACAAATTAGGATCAATATTCAATATATCATGTATCCTATAGTCATTTATTGACTCAAATCCCATAGCATTAACATAACCATTTAATTTTTCCCTAAGATTAACATCCTCGATGCTTTCAGGATCAAGTCCTATATAGCGGGGAAGCTTACTGGATGATGGAAATACGCTTACACCCCTGATTTTTTCACGGGTGCTTCGTCTTCTGTTGACTATCGTATCATAATCATCATTCAACTCGGGATCAATATATGGAACGCCGACATCACTCAAGGCTATTACCTTCTCGTCGCTGAATGATAATGGCGTTGTTATCATATCCTGACTTAATGAAGCTATGGTTCCACCACTTCTATGAAAACTAGGACCTTCGCCCAAGTGATAACCCGCATGAACCAATGCACTTCTAACCGGACTGGCCGCGGTATAGGTCAATATCAGAGAATACTCTTCCAAAAATTGTTTAATCCTGGAAAAGAAATCAACAGTATACAATTCAGGACTTTTTGATGGACTATAAGGATCCAAGAAAACAGCATCATATTTGCCGTGAGCCTCATTTTTAATAAATTCCCTTGCATCACACACATGGATATTGATATGAATATTTGAAGGAACTGTACTTAAGACCTTGTTAAACTGCAGATAACCCTTGTCAATCAGATAGGTTTCCACTTCCTTTTTTACATAACTGTAGGCTTTTGATACATCAGGAATAAACAGTATGGTGGCTAACGTTTCTATTGATGATTCGACCATGTCAATTTCAATTTCAACATCTTCATCCTTAAGGTAAGTCAACAATGCTGTTGTATTGTATCCTATGCCACTGCAAATATCCAAGACTCTGATTGACTTTTTGTGCTGGGCAATCTCCAATAAGTTAGATGGTTTGACAAACTTCTCATATGACTCTGAAAAGGCACCATATTTGCTATGTAATGTTTCTGAATCTCCTGATTCCCTTTTGTCTGATGATAATGTGAAAGATCCGTCATCGGTACGGATGAAAAATCCTGCAATTTCATCATGATATAATTCACGAGCATCCTTATGTCCATCCTGCTCCAATTGGAATAACTCATGAATAAGTAATTTATTCTGTTGTAATAATTCTAGTCTTGAATGTGTATCATCATCAATCATGGTGTCCACCATTAAAATTTAACATAAGTAAATATATCTCGTACAAAGTATATATTATTTTAAAGAAAATACAAATAAAAAAAATTTTCATATGTTATGACCAAATAATGGAAAATACCCAATTAAAAGTAAAACGGATATCGAATAAGAGCAACAAAAGGTAAAATTACATTAAAATAATATGATATGACACGTCGAATAATATTAATTTCCCGTTAAATTAATATTTTGCCATTTTCAACAAAACAAAAAATACTCTTAAAATTAATATATTACATTTGATAAATTAAAGTAATAGGTGATATGATGAATAAAAGAAAGATTTCAATTATAGCTGCAATCGTTATTCTTGCAATTGTCGCATATTTTGGAGTAACACAATACCAATCATATCAGGAAGAGGTATTGACTGAAAGCTTTAATAAAAACCTGCAGAACGCCAGTGCCATTGAAGCCAATCTAATCAGTTCAACTGAAAAATTCAACAACAGGCCAAGTACTGATGTGGATGAACTAATGAATACTATAAACAATGATATGTCACCAAAATATGCTGAAGAATTGAATGTATTAAACAAGACTTATGAATCAACAAACAATGATACGAAAAAACAATATATAAATTTACAAATGAAAAGAATAGAATTAAGCTCAAAAAATTTAAATGGTACAGTTACAACATTAAATGCTATATCACAACTTTATAAAGGTGAAAAATCACAAGAAGATGCACAGACAGCAATAAACAATGCAAATAAAGACATAACCGACAGTTCCAATGAATTAAATAGCGTATTAACAGACATCAAAACATTGTTAAAACAGAATCCGGACTTTGACCAAAGCCTCAGAGGATTGCATCTTGAAAAATCATTCTATGGAGAAACACAGCAACAACCACAAAACATTACAAATACAACTAATACGACGAATACCACAAACAATACACAATAATTCTTAACCCCCATCACTTTTTTAGATAAAAATAATTTTTTAGAAAAATAACTAAAAACATATTATAATGTTAGAATATACTATTATACATAGTAAATAAAATAAACTTAATAAAAGATAATCGACAATTATAGTTAAATGAATTAAATAGGATGTTTAAAAAATGAAAACATTTAACATGTACGTTAAAACACTTATACCGAACGAAAAAGGAAAGATATTGCTAGTTAAAGAAAAAAGGATGGATGAAAGACCTAGATGGGACTTGCCCGGAGTAGCACTTACAGAAGATGAAAGTTTTGATGAAGCCGTTACAAAAGGTATTCAAAAAGAGATAGGCTACTATGTTTATCCGGGTAAAATCGTAGGAGTAAAGGATTTCGTAACACATGATGAAAAGGAAATAAATGTCATAATGGATGCAAACATATTGAATGGCGATATTCTCCTAAATGATCATTACGAAAAATACTCATGGGTTAGCATGGAGAGAATCACGGAATATCCATTAGTGCCATGGTTTAACGAGTATATGAAAAGAAATAAAAGACCATTCGAAGATGTTGAGTATGAAATAGAACAAATCAATCAACGCCAACACAAACGTAGAGAGTTAATCCAGGAAGACATCGTTTCAAGCAGAAGTGATGACAGCATATATAAAATTGAGGATAAGGAAGTTGGTGAAAGCGTAAAGAATTCATTTGGTTTACTCAAGGACACAATTATCAGAACATTCCATCCAAAACAGGCCAATGTTCGCCGTACACAGCCTAAGGAAAACGTCATCTATCAAACAACAACCAGCAGTGAAAACGACATCATACCAGAAACAAGCAGTGAAAACGACATCATACCAGAAAGACACGATGATGATGAAATAACAACAATTTCCACCGAAAAACCAAAAATCAGGAAGATAAGAGAAAACAACAGGCCTTATATCAGAAAAGTTAAAGAATCAACGGAAAAAATTAGTTTCAATACCAACAGAAAGGCATCCAATTGGAAGGAAAAGTTAAACAACATTAATAAAACCCCTTCCAATAATGAAAGAAGACCTGCTCCTAAACCAAGAAGAAGACAGTAGAAAGGTAAACATTTAAACATCCACCTTATCCTTTTTTTAAATGAATGATAACAGATAATATATCACATTTTTAATTATTTCAACACCTATGTATCCTACCGATGCGAAATAACCCATTGTAAATATACTTGCGATATAACCCAATATCAGCAGATAACTGTCATCCTCCAGACAACTTACCGACAAAAGCAATATGGATACCGCCGGGATAAAATCCGTAAATGGTATTGGCAGTGGTAAAAACAACAATAACGCCAGCACTATGATAATCAATGAGTTTAATTTATTTAGTATCCTGTTTTTTGTCAGATCACCCCGTGGCTTGGATATCTTTTCTATATAACTCATTGCCTTATAGAGTACCTCAAAGAGCTTATTCATTGACTCCTCGGACAACGTGTACTCGGATACCATCTTGGGCAAAACCAGTTTCTTATTAAACAGTACAGATAATTCAAGCAGTATAATCAAGATTCCAAAGGGTGTGCTGCTACCTGGAATAGAAACAGGGATTAAAAATGGAGCTATCAATATGATGACCATGATATGAATACCATCGGCCAGCAGTATATCAAGCAGTTCCTTAACTGACACGTCTCCCATATCAACGGAGTCCTTAATAACATCAATCTTCTTAGATGTTGCCAGGATACTGTTTTTAAAATCAAAATCATATTCCAAGAGAATGCACCTTCAACGATTTTATTATTTTGTGAGTGATTATTAGCCTAATAACTTAGTTTATTATTATATTGTTTTTTTTTTCATTTGTTATATTTTTGAGTTAATTATTTCATCAATGTCTATCTCATCAATTGTTGGTATTGCCTCCGTAGCACCGGTCTTTGTTGTTGAAGCTGCGGCAATGTAACTGCCGATGACCGCGGATTGCTTAAGAGTGTAGTTGTTTATGATTCCATATAAGAATCCTGCATTGTATGCATCTCCGGCACCAGTGGTGTCAACGGTATCGACGTTGAATATTCCAACATGATACTCCTCATCATCCTTTTTAATAAATGAGCCATTGGTTGACCGTTTAACTACAAGTATATCCACTTTGGATGATACTTCCTCTACTGCCCTGTCAAAGTCATTTAATCCCGTTGCTATCAGCAGTTCATTCTCGTTGATTAACAGAATATCCGTTAAGTCTATGAGCCTATCCATAAATTTCTTTCCACGATTTACATAGAGCATCCCCGGATCGAATGATACTGTGACATCGGAGGATAATTCCTCCAACAGTTCAAACTGGGTGTCTATGGAGGGATCATCAGGATTTAATCCTACAAATGACGTTAAATGTAATATTTTGGTATCGTTGATGTATCGGCGATTTATATCTTCATTGAAGATTTTATCATTTACCTTTGGTGTTACATATAACTTACGATTTCCCTCATTATCAATAAAGCCTATTACCTCTCCTGTTTCATCATTTTCATCAATGATTAAATGGGCGGTATCGACATTATTCTCTTCCAGGTAATCCTTCATCATCATCCCATTGGAGTCCTTGCCTATCTTTCCGATGTATCCTGCATTTAATCCCATTTTACTGGTTGCTATAATGGTGTTTGATGCTGATCCACCACATGTTTTTGCTTCCTCATAAATGAATGTTTCACCATCCTCAGATGCAAATTCATTCACCTTACACAAACGGTCAACATTCAATGCTCCCCATCCTATTATATCAAAAGTCATGTTATTACCTACAAAGCATTAAATATAATTATTCCAGCATTTTTTTCAAGTAGAACTTGTATTTACCAAGATTTCCCCCATAATTACCTGCAGATACCTTAAGAACACCTTCAACACCGTTTAATGCATTTATACCTTCTATCAGTGAATTTTTAGCATCCTCCAGTGTCAGTGCATTTATAACTATTTCCGGAATGTAATTTACGCCGTCTTCCACCTTGGACTCATCACCTATTTTTTCCTTAAGTGATGGGCAATATGGATGATTTGTTGTAGGACCTATTTCAGGATAATTTGTTTCAACCTTTGAACCGGCAGAGCAGATATCAAATGGAGTACATATTCCATCAACTTCTGCAAGTGCATCCAATGACTTGTAACCGGCTTCAAGTACAGCTTCTTTGCTGCTGCAGTAATACCAGAAATTAACTCCCATTATTCCTTCCATACATCCAAGCTTTTGTTCAATATAAAAGTCAGGTACACATATGGGTACTCTTATCATGGTACGACCATATATTTCCTCTGTCCATTCATATCCATCTCCGCAGTGGCCTACATGTTCGGTTGTATCTATATAATCAAATGGGTCTATTGATGCATCGAATATCTTAACAAATGGCTTAACCAGTATGTCCTGTCTTATTCTGAAGGACAATTCCTTATCGAATTTTGCCAGGTCCTTGGTGTTATACCAGAACTGTATTAACACCCCCGGCCTGTTATCCGGTGTCTGATCGGGTGATAAAAATTTTTCAACCCCTGACTCTGTTCTTCCTATAACCGTTCCGGGTGTTGCACATGCATCATATGCTATCTTTTCTATTGTCTTGTCATCTTCTGCCGTTACAATCATCCTTACACAGGTACCAATAAATGCTTCACAATATGTATCTTCTATATCAAAATCCATAATATCAACTCCTATCCTAAATCTCCAATGTTTTTGCCCCGTATTTTATTACGGGTTATTTTTACCTTGTCATTTAATTTGTCCACATTTTCATCATCAATTATATCTATTGATGCTTTGGTAAGTAGTAATTCCTGGGTGATACTTTCATCAATGGAATAGTCCAGCAATGCTTCCAAGGGATTTTCGTTATATTCATGAATAAAATCATATACCCCGGCGGTCGCCTTGTTATTGAATACATCGGCGATGACTGCCAGTATAAGATTATTTT is part of the Methanosphaera sp. BMS genome and harbors:
- a CDS encoding MnmC family methyltransferase — encoded protein: MIDDDTHSRLELLQQNKLLIHELFQLEQDGHKDARELYHDEIAGFFIRTDDGSFTLSSDKRESGDSETLHSKYGAFSESYEKFVKPSNLLEIAQHKKSIRVLDICSGIGYNTTALLTYLKDEDVEIEIDMVESSIETLATILFIPDVSKAYSYVKKEVETYLIDKGYLQFNKVLSTVPSNIHINIHVCDAREFIKNEAHGKYDAVFLDPYSPSKSPELYTVDFFSRIKQFLEEYSLILTYTAASPVRSALVHAGYHLGEGPSFHRSGGTIASLSQDMITTPLSFSDEKVIALSDVGVPYIDPELNDDYDTIVNRRRSTREKIRGVSVFPSSSKLPRYIGLDPESIEDVNLREKLNGYVNAMGFESINDYRIHDILNIDPNLSSRDQILALEDNLHRILG
- a CDS encoding NUDIX hydrolase, with product MKTFNMYVKTLIPNEKGKILLVKEKRMDERPRWDLPGVALTEDESFDEAVTKGIQKEIGYYVYPGKIVGVKDFVTHDEKEINVIMDANILNGDILLNDHYEKYSWVSMERITEYPLVPWFNEYMKRNKRPFEDVEYEIEQINQRQHKRRELIQEDIVSSRSDDSIYKIEDKEVGESVKNSFGLLKDTIIRTFHPKQANVRRTQPKENVIYQTTTSSENDIIPETSSENDIIPERHDDDEITTISTEKPKIRKIRENNRPYIRKVKESTEKISFNTNRKASNWKEKLNNINKTPSNNERRPAPKPRRRQ
- a CDS encoding exopolysaccharide biosynthesis protein, with the translated sequence MEYDFDFKNSILATSKKIDVIKDSVDMGDVSVKELLDILLADGIHIMVIILIAPFLIPVSIPGSSTPFGILIILLELSVLFNKKLVLPKMVSEYTLSEESMNKLFEVLYKAMSYIEKISKPRGDLTKNRILNKLNSLIIIVLALLLFLPLPIPFTDFIPAVSILLLSVSCLEDDSYLLILGYIASIFTMGYFASVGYIGVEIIKNVIYYLLSFI
- a CDS encoding carbohydrate kinase family protein yields the protein MTFDIIGWGALNVDRLCKVNEFASEDGETFIYEEAKTCGGSASNTIIATSKMGLNAGYIGKIGKDSNGMMMKDYLEENNVDTAHLIIDENDETGEVIGFIDNEGNRKLYVTPKVNDKIFNEDINRRYINDTKILHLTSFVGLNPDDPSIDTQFELLEELSSDVTVSFDPGMLYVNRGKKFMDRLIDLTDILLINENELLIATGLNDFDRAVEEVSSKVDILVVKRSTNGSFIKKDDEEYHVGIFNVDTVDTTGAGDAYNAGFLYGIINNYTLKQSAVIGSYIAAASTTKTGATEAIPTIDEIDIDEIINSKI
- a CDS encoding formylmethanofuran--tetrahydromethanopterin N-formyltransferase, giving the protein MDFDIEDTYCEAFIGTCVRMIVTAEDDKTIEKIAYDACATPGTVIGRTESGVEKFLSPDQTPDNRPGVLIQFWYNTKDLAKFDKELSFRIRQDILVKPFVKIFDASIDPFDYIDTTEHVGHCGDGYEWTEEIYGRTMIRVPICVPDFYIEQKLGCMEGIMGVNFWYYCSSKEAVLEAGYKSLDALAEVDGICTPFDICSAGSKVETNYPEIGPTTNHPYCPSLKEKIGDESKVEDGVNYIPEIVINALTLEDAKNSLIEGINALNGVEGVLKVSAGNYGGNLGKYKFYLKKMLE